One stretch of Prunus persica cultivar Lovell chromosome G1, Prunus_persica_NCBIv2, whole genome shotgun sequence DNA includes these proteins:
- the LOC18788867 gene encoding probable transcription factor PosF21, with the protein MDKDKSPAHGGGLPPPSGRYSGFLPTGTPFNVKPEPASSSLFPPLASGASADSGHFGHGMSAESSHFSHDISRMPDNPPRKLGHRRAHSEILTLPDDISFDSDLGVVGGADGPSFSDETEEDLFSMYLDMEKFNSSSATSSFQFGEPSSSAAAPVPALTPALRAPTSSAENIAIGSNERPRVRHQHSQSMDGSTSIKPEMLVSSSEDISAADSKKALSAAKLAELALIDPKRAKRIWANRQSAARSKERKMRYIAELEQKVQTLQTEATSLSAQLTLLQRDTNGLTAENSELKLRLQTMEQQVHLQDALNDALKEEIQHLKVLTGQAMPNGGPMMNFASFGSGQQFYPNNQAMHTLLTAQQFQQLQIHSQKQQHQFQQHQLHQLQQQQMQQQQQQQQQQQQPQSGDLKMGGSIPSPSQKDNTSEVNQSVTKDC; encoded by the exons ATGGATAAGGACAAGTCTCCTGCCCATGGTGGGGGTTTACCACCCCCATCAGGCAGGTACTCAGGTTTTTTGCCTACTGGAACTCCTTTCAATGTGAAACCCGAGCCAGCTTCATCATCATTATTTCCTCCATTGGCCTCGGGTGCTAGTGCGGACTCAGGTCATTTTGGTCATGGGATGTCTGCCGAATCTAGTCACTTTAGTCATGACATTAGCCGAATGCCAGATAACCCACCAAGGAAATTGGGTCATAGACGTGCCCATTCGGAAATCTTGACCCTTCCAGATGATATTAGCTTTGATAGTGACCTTGGTGTTGTGGGTGGTGCCGATGGTCCTTCATTTTCAGATGAGACTGAGGAAGACTTGTTTTCTATGTACCTTGATATGGAAAAATTCAATTCATCGTCTGCTACGTCGTCCTTTCAATTCGGTGAGCCATCATCTTCTGCAGCAGCACCTGTTCCAGCATTAACACCAGCATTGAGAGCGCCCACTTCTTCTGCAGAGAATATTGCCATCGGTTCTAATGAGAGACCCAGAGTCAGGCACCAACATAGCCAGTCGATGGATGGATCAACAAGCATCAAACCAGAGATGCTGGTCTCCAGTTCAGAAGATATCTCTGCAGCTGATTCCAAGAAAGCCCTCTCAGCTGCTAAGCTTGCAGAACTTGCCCTGATTGATCCAAAACGTGCGAAGAG GATCTGGGCAAATAGGCAGTCAGCTGCTAGgtcaaaggaaaggaaaatgcGGTACATTGCTGAGCTTGAGCAGAAAGTTCAGACCTTGCAAACAGAAGCTACTTCCTTGTCTGCTCAATTGACTCTCTTGCAG AGAGATACAAATGGTCTGACTGCTGAGAACAGTGAACTGAAACTGCGCTTGCAAACAATGGAGCAACAGGTTCACTTGCAAGATG CACTGAATGATGCACTGAAAGAGGAAATTCAGCATCTGAAAGTTCTGACTGGCCAAGCTATGCCAAATGGTGGACCTATGATGAACTTTGCTTCTTTTGGTTCTGGCCAGCAATTCTATCCAAACAATCAGGCTATGCACACTCTTCTAACTGCACAACAGTTTCAACAGCTCCAAATTCACTCTCAGAAGCAGCAGCATCAGTTTCAGCAGCATCAACTGCATCAACTTCAACAGCAACagatgcagcagcagcagcagcaacagcaacagcaacagcaaccACAAAGTGGGGACTTGAAAATGGGAGGATCCATACCTTCTCCTAGCCAGAAAGATAATACATCAGAGGTCAACCAATCTGTAACGAAGGATTGTTAA